The Deltaproteobacteria bacterium CG11_big_fil_rev_8_21_14_0_20_49_13 genome window below encodes:
- a CDS encoding transcriptional regulator (indirectly regulates nitrogen metabolism; at high nitrogen levels P-II prevents the phosphorylation of NR-I, the transcriptional activator of the glutamine synthetase gene (glnA); at low nitrogen levels P-II is uridylylated to form PII-UMP and interacts with an adenylyltransferase (GlnE) that activates GlnA): MKKVEAIIKPFKLDDVKEALTDVGVTGMTITEVKGFGRQKGHAEVYRGAEYIVDFLPKVKIEVTVADESVTDVVSAIQQAAHTGKIGDGKIFVIPVEEAMRIRTKETGREAI, translated from the coding sequence ATGAAGAAGGTCGAAGCAATCATCAAACCCTTCAAGCTTGACGACGTAAAAGAGGCGCTTACAGATGTCGGCGTCACCGGCATGACCATCACAGAAGTTAAAGGATTTGGACGCCAAAAAGGGCACGCAGAGGTCTATCGCGGCGCCGAATATATCGTAGATTTCCTGCCAAAGGTGAAAATAGAAGTGACCGTTGCGGATGAATCTGTAACGGACGTGGTCAGCGCCATCCAGCAGGCCGCGCATACCGGAAAGATCGGCGACGGAAAGATATTCGTGATCCCGGTCGAAGAGGCGATGAGGATCCGCACAAAGGAGACAGGAAGAGAGGCGATATAG